Genomic DNA from Peribacillus simplex NBRC 15720 = DSM 1321:
TTTTTGTATGGGAGCGGTTTTTATGAATATTGAGATTAAAGAAGCAGCGATTGAACAACTAAAAAAAGTGGATTATAAAGAGAATGAAGGTGTTCGTATCGAAGCCATTTATGTTGGAAGCTGTTCGATTTATGTGGAACACGAATTGAAAATTGATAATAAGAACGAAGATGATGAGAGATTCATAATTGATGGGGTCCCCATATTAATATCACGTGAGTCTAAAAAGCATCTTCCGGATAAAGTCTTTCTAAACTACAGTGATGGACTTGGATACAAATTATATTCAGACGAAGAAACATTGAGATATAATCTCCAGTTGAATAGAGTGAATTAAAAAAATGAACATAGTAAAAAGCCCTTCTGTTTCAGTTGGGCTTTTTGTGTTTATTCTCAGAGAATTTATCATCGGCATTTACCTAAAGGGATTTTTATTTTCCCATGGGATGGCACTACACTACCATTAGGCAACTGATTTTCGAGTAATACATTTCCCTACTTGTTATAATCACAAACATTAAATTAAATTATCACAAATTAAAAATATGACCAATGGTCATTTAATCCCATATTTAGGGTCTAATATATTGTTATTCTATTATTTAGATAATTTTTCAGCACATCCAAAATCTAAAACGAGTATTGTCTAATAGGCTTCCCCAAAAAGGTTGCTTCAGCAACCTCCCTTATCGAAGTAAAGCACCCTTTTGCATAAACAAATCTGCCCCGATAGTTGCATAAAGAAAAAGCTGCCTTAAAGACGCTCCGATCTTCAGCTAAACCAGCTAATAGGATGTCAATATCTTTCTCTAAAATTTTCATTTCCCTTATGATATACTATTTTTGTTCATGACAAATAACCCTCCAAAACCCTTTTGGAAGGATTTTTCTCTGTTTCATAAAACCGTTAATTAGGCTAAATCTAGGAACGTTTCTTTTCTCTTTAATAAAGCATAAATCCAATGAAGCAACTTATTCATACAAGCAACGATTGACACTTTGGCAGGTTTTCCTTCTGATTTTTTCTTATCATAGAATGCTTTAAGCTTTTTGTTCCTTGAACTTCTTATGCCGCATAGTACGGCAAGATACAGAGAATGAAGTAGTCTGCTCGAACCCCTTTTGGTAATACGATTAATGGTTGCCGTAAACTTACCCGATGAGTGAACACTTGGATCCACTCCAGCGAAGGCAACCAGTTTTTTCGGATGATTAAACCGATCGATTTCACCGATTTCAGAGATAATCGTGGCTGCGATTTTTTCTCCGATACCCGGAATCGATTGGATGATCTTATATTCTTCCAGTTCATTTGCCAGGGCCACTATACGATCTTCCAAATCGGAAAGGTGTCCCTGGTAATGAAAAAGCAACTCAATATACATACGAAGATTGATTACGTGACTTTCATACACGCTTTTTTGAAATGGATTTCTAGATGCGGAATCCATTATTTTTTTTGCTTTTTCCCATGCCCATTCACCCGATCGGCTAGAACAGAACTCTATAACATTCTCTGCTAGTCTACTTTCTCCGGCCGTTAATACCACCTCTGAAGTAGGATATTCCTTTAACATCAATAAAGAAACCTTCGAATATAGATCCCCAAAAACCTTCCGGTATTCAGGAAATAATTGATCTAAAATGGTGTGAAACTGAAGTTTAGCTTCCACATACATATTCGTTACGATTTCCTGTTGTCTGGACAAATTCCGAAGGTCTAATAGCTGAATTCCTCTAATTTTATGAGGTTCTAAATCCTCTTTGTAATACAGCACACACAACTGGTACGCATCGATAGCGTCTGTTTTCACCTTCCGTAAACTGGACTTCTTTGCCTGATAAGAAATAATCGGATTTAGTAAGATATATAGAATCCCTTGTTCCTCCAGGTATTGAATAACGGGAGAATGGTAATGCCCTGTAGATTCTAAAATGACCATAGGCATCTGCCCTGTCACCTCTTCAATTTCTTTTAGAAATTCTAAAAAATGCTCTAACTCCTCTTTGATATGCTTCATTGAAAAGCTCTTCCCATACGGTTTAGATTGATCTAAGAATGCCTGAACTTGACTCTCTCCTTTTGCCACATCCAGACCAACAACTGGATTCATCGTTTTTTCCTCATCTACTTACTAACCAGTACCCCTAGTCCTCCATGTAGTGTCATAGCTTCGCTTGTTATACGAGATCTACGTCCCAACCAGCCTCAAACATGTTTCTACAAGTAGGGGGCGAACAGTTTAGTTCACGGGATCAAGTCCCACGCACCCGTACGTTCTACCCTGGCTACTGATATAATAGATTCTATTAAAAAAAGGTCAACCAGTAAAAACTGGCTAACCTTATAATACGAACGCACCCGTTAGCCATCCATGAATCGCAAAGAATGAAAATGGTTAGGAAGTGTCAATACTGATACTGACCTTAATCCAGTCAACCCTAATCCATAGACTAATTAATTAACGCTCTCCTCTTTTTTTAAACGATTGAGCAGGGTCTTCTTAAGTATTGTCATTTTTCCATTTTTAAAGAAACTTATTTTCATGGTAGTTCTATAAGAAAAGCGATTCTTATTAAAGAATCGCGCCCTTTAATTGAATAAGAAGGGACTATATTTTATTGAAATTATCGTCAACAAACCTCTTCATTTTATCTGTACAAGAACGCTAAGTTTCCAGGTTAGTAATTTTGCCGAAAAGTAATGCATCATAATACTTATCCTCTATAAAATAGTGGTCTTTTAATCGTCCTTCTAACTCATACCTGTTCTTTTCAAGTATCCGTGCAGAGCCAATATTTGCATGCACTACCATAGCATGGAGCTTATGAAGATTAAGTGATTTAAATGCAAAATCACTTATCAATGCAACAATCTCTGTTCCATACCCCTTATCCCAATGATGTTTATGCAACACATAACCAATTTCAGCTTGGTTTGCTTCTTGGTCAAAATTGAAAATTATGGCTGTTCCTATAATTGCTTGAGTTAATTTTTCAACAATGGAGGAATATAAATGAGTTCCTGCCGACTCACGTTTTAACATTATTTCAATGAACTGACGAGTTTCCTCCAAAGTACTCATCAAATTCCAGCCAATAAATCGTGAAACCTCTTGATCTGACGCATAATGATGTATCTCTTGAACATCCTCTATCCTTAGTGCTTTGAAGTAGATTTTTTCACCCTCTAATGAATGAAATAAAACAGCCTGCTTCTCCATTTTAACCTCCTCTAACTACGCTTTGTTAATGAACCTCCGATGGTAGCGAAAATGTCCCCAATTAAGGTTAAATATCATCGCACTCATCTTAGTATATCCTTTCAAATAATTTTCCATATATATGTTTCAACTGTTTCCTCGGCAATCTGTCCCTTTAATGGAATAACATGACTGACGTTTTTAAACAACTTTATTATGTTTTAAACGACTTTATTGTAAATTAAACAACTTTAATGTCACTTAACAGTATTCCTTATGGAACTATCCTGCCCCTTTAGTTGCATAAGAAAAAGCTGCCTTAAAGAGCTCCGATCTTCAGCTAACGCACCCTATAGTTTAAGTACATTTCTTCACAAACTTATATTAGTTCGCAACTAAGATTTAAGAACATAATTAATAAATTCTGTTTTTGCTTTAGTGTACGCTTCACGATCATTGCTATATTTTTTTGCTAAATTCCTTTTAAGAATAGCGTATTCATCAATAAACTGCTGATTAGTCCGTAATAAATCACGAAAAAGTAGCTGATTATCCCACCGTTCTTCTCCCTCAAGTAAAATATGTAAATGTACTACTCGTTTGTCGTTAATTACTTTCACAAAAAATCTTTGCCAAGGTCGATTGTCTATGGTAGGTGGTACATAATTCCAGTCGTGATTAGCTAACAATGAAGATATTTCTTTTATTTTTTGAAATGAATCAATTTTAGCCATTAAATCAATGATTGGTTTAGCTGGTAAATTTGGAATAGATGTACTTCCATAATGTTGAATTTCCGTTATGCCGAAAGTTGAAAGAAGATTAAGAAGAAGTGCTTTTTCCTGATTACCTTTTTCTACCCACTTGGGATTTGGTTCGACAATGTCTATTGTCTCATTAGCCCAAACGGGCCATGTGCTTTCATCATGAATATCTTTCATTTTACTCTCCCTCAAGATTTTAATTTTTTCAGTTTCAGAAAAATCTTTGTACCTGCATTCTTTTACAAACCTGCCTCGATAAAAGAAAAAGCTTCCTTAAAGACAGCTCCGATCTTCAGCTAAAGCACCTGTTAGTTCAAGTAGGCACTAGTGCAACTTTATTTATTTATCTACTCCTGCATCTATTTTCCAGCTATTTTGCAACTTCCGGATATAAATGATCTGACCAATGTGATATGCGTTATGAGTTGACACATTTCCGAGTACTGCCCACCATTTCACGTGTCCAGGATAACCATTAACTTCTCTCTCAACTTTTTCTTCAGATAATAACTCTTGCCAACGTAAAAGTACCTCTAATAGTTGTTTTTTTAAGTCAGCAAAAGTATGATTTTCAGGAATAATAAAGCTGTTATTATTATTTCCTATTGAAGGCACAGCATCAACGTGAGATTTTTGGTACCTTGTTTGCCATGTTTGATTCCAATATAGTAGATGCTGCACAATTTCAGCAATACTATTACTTTCTTCGTTTGGCTTCCAAAATGCATGTTCCTCAGACAATCTTTCTACTGAATCTGAAAATGGTAGGTACCAACTTGGGTCATTAGCATTTGCCAACAACTGATCCGATAAAACATCTTTTGCATGAACCATAACAAACACTCCTAATTTTTATATACTGTTTTTTCTAAATCTTTAAACAATGTCATCTTAATTATATTCTACATAGTATATTGATTGTCCTGTTCTTATTAAGCTAACCTGCCCCTTTAGTTCCATAAGACAAAGATGTGCCAAAGCAACTCCTTTATTGCTCCTGTTAGGTTAAGAACTACGCTTTTTTATTTTTAATCTCTTCCAACAGAGAGATAACCTTTTCATTCTGTTTAATTATTGTTTGATTTTGATTTCTCATTTTTGTGAAGTCAAATAAAAATATTAATAAGATTGCTAATATAAGGAAAGCCATAATTCACCTCTACACTCTACTTTTCTCTAAATTATACCAGTTCTTATGCAACTATCCTGCCCCGTTAGTTCCATAAGAAAAAGGTTGCCGCAGCAACCTCTCTTATTGAAGTAGAACCCGTTAGCTTAATAAAGGTAGCCTAAAAAATCTAGATCTCCTTCGCACCAATTATACTTACCAACTTCTTTAATCAATAATCCCTCAATTACTTCATAACCTATTCCCCTTGTAATTTGACTTTCATGGTCAATTTTTAACCATTTACATTTGTTCGTAACTGACCTGTATCCATTTTTCAAATACAACGTTTCGTTGTCAGCAAATAACAATAAAAAATCAATATTTCTATTGCAACAAAACTGTTCAATTTCTAAAAGTAACATCGAACCTATCCCTTGCGAGCGAGTGTTTTGGGTGACACATAAATCAATTAGACCAAGAACTCTTACAGGATTTCCGTTAAGATTCATCACTCTGTAATCTATTCCTACCTGTCCTACAAGTTGATTTTTTTCGTTAAAAGCTACAAACCTAAAATGGGGTAATTGTTTAAAATAAATTCTGTTTTTTGGATAGTCTTCTTGAAAACATTGGCTTAACAATTCTTGTATCTTTGAGGTTAAATCATTACCCATCTCATAATCAAATACCATATCTATCTTCATATTATCTTCTCCAATTATCATCATTAGAGTACCCCTGTCTTCTTCAGCTAACGCACCCGTTAGTTCTATAAGAAGAGTTGACCAATACTTCGTAATAGATTCTGTTTAAGGTTTGCTATTAGTTTTTTTCAAAAAAAACAATATATGAAAATAGGTATGTACTGCTATTCCTACCATTAAATAAGCCCAAAAATTATCAGAGTCTAATATGTAGGCAAGAGTTATTGCAGAAATAGTATACAAAGAAAATTGTAAAAGATATACTTTTAAGTCTGTATGTAAACCCACAAAATACGTTATGGTATCAATAATTAGAGTTACAGGAATACCAATAATGCAATATATTGCTAATTCATATAATGTGCCAACAATTATTCCATTTAAAAAAGGAGAATATTCGTCTTTTGGAAGATCTTCATTTAAAGATATTAAACTATCAATTGAAGCACTAAGAAACGATGACAATGGAGCTGCAAGAAGTATAGAAATAGGGATCAGATATAATTTTTTCATAAACACCACCTCAGCATTAAATATTACCATTTCATAAAGAGTGGTAGGAAATTGTATTGCAATTAATTCACAGTACGAATAAATTACGCTTCTTGAACTAAACTCCCTCTATAAACATTGATGTATCAACGGTTTGCACCACTCGGTGTATTAGGGGAATTATTTTTTTATTCTACTTTTAAACAGAGTATTGAAATTCTGGTTTTTATTACTAAATTGAGCGTACGCTTCGCTAAAACTAATGGAAATCATTAGCTATTTTCTCCACTATGTGATGCACAATAGATCTCTGCGAAACTTATGATGACGTACCCTCCCATGTCTCTTAGCGTCATTTGCGCTTACATTCCTTCGTTCGGTCTATTCATAAGGCAGAGGCCTGCTAAGCTGCCCCGGGGACTCTTGGTCTTAGTTTAGTAATGTTGCTGGCTTCTCCGTGTCATCCTTCTTGTTATAAATCGATAGTTAGAAATGCTTACACTGCCTCTGAGAGGCAGTAGAGATCCTTCATCATATTCTGCTCATTAAAATGGACTTTCTTTTTACAAATACCATGCAATACTTTCAACAATTTACCACAGAGTACCACCATCGATTGCTTTCCGCGTAAGGGATTTTGCTGGCGTGTTGTGTAATATTCATGAAGCTGTTTAAACCCCTCGTTGTGACGAATGAGAGGTACTATTACTTTGAAAAGAATATATCTAAGTCGCTTTCTTCCTCGTTTGGAGATATGTTTTTGTCCCTTATGTTGACCAGATGAGTTTTCACGTAATGTTAATCCCGCTAGTTTAATCAATTGGCGTGGATTTTCATAAAGTGAAAAGCTTCCG
This window encodes:
- a CDS encoding GrpB family protein: MKDIHDESTWPVWANETIDIVEPNPKWVEKGNQEKALLLNLLSTFGITEIQHYGSTSIPNLPAKPIIDLMAKIDSFQKIKEISSLLANHDWNYVPPTIDNRPWQRFFVKVINDKRVVHLHILLEGEERWDNQLLFRDLLRTNQQFIDEYAILKRNLAKKYSNDREAYTKAKTEFINYVLKS
- a CDS encoding GNAT family N-acetyltransferase — encoded protein: MMIIGEDNMKIDMVFDYEMGNDLTSKIQELLSQCFQEDYPKNRIYFKQLPHFRFVAFNEKNQLVGQVGIDYRVMNLNGNPVRVLGLIDLCVTQNTRSQGIGSMLLLEIEQFCCNRNIDFLLLFADNETLYLKNGYRSVTNKCKWLKIDHESQITRGIGYEVIEGLLIKEVGKYNWCEGDLDFLGYLY
- a CDS encoding GNAT family N-acetyltransferase, yielding MEKQAVLFHSLEGEKIYFKALRIEDVQEIHHYASDQEVSRFIGWNLMSTLEETRQFIEIMLKRESAGTHLYSSIVEKLTQAIIGTAIIFNFDQEANQAEIGYVLHKHHWDKGYGTEIVALISDFAFKSLNLHKLHAMVVHANIGSARILEKNRYELEGRLKDHYFIEDKYYDALLFGKITNLET
- a CDS encoding iron-sulfur cluster biosynthesis family protein — protein: MNIEIKEAAIEQLKKVDYKENEGVRIEAIYVGSCSIYVEHELKIDNKNEDDERFIIDGVPILISRESKKHLPDKVFLNYSDGLGYKLYSDEETLRYNLQLNRVN
- a CDS encoding DinB family protein produces the protein MVHAKDVLSDQLLANANDPSWYLPFSDSVERLSEEHAFWKPNEESNSIAEIVQHLLYWNQTWQTRYQKSHVDAVPSIGNNNNSFIIPENHTFADLKKQLLEVLLRWQELLSEEKVEREVNGYPGHVKWWAVLGNVSTHNAYHIGQIIYIRKLQNSWKIDAGVDK
- a CDS encoding IS110 family transposase, which translates into the protein MNPVVGLDVAKGESQVQAFLDQSKPYGKSFSMKHIKEELEHFLEFLKEIEEVTGQMPMVILESTGHYHSPVIQYLEEQGILYILLNPIISYQAKKSSLRKVKTDAIDAYQLCVLYYKEDLEPHKIRGIQLLDLRNLSRQQEIVTNMYVEAKLQFHTILDQLFPEYRKVFGDLYSKVSLLMLKEYPTSEVVLTAGESRLAENVIEFCSSRSGEWAWEKAKKIMDSASRNPFQKSVYESHVINLRMYIELLFHYQGHLSDLEDRIVALANELEEYKIIQSIPGIGEKIAATIISEIGEIDRFNHPKKLVAFAGVDPSVHSSGKFTATINRITKRGSSRLLHSLYLAVLCGIRSSRNKKLKAFYDKKKSEGKPAKVSIVACMNKLLHWIYALLKRKETFLDLA